Proteins encoded together in one Chitinophaga varians window:
- a CDS encoding DUF1361 domain-containing protein, which yields MRLKGIFRLIRQRVAKNQQRYTLYFSILFSLALLCYRIYHSGTYLRVSLVWNLFLAYVPFAITRWMEKHPAEINNRLTWYGCFVAWLLFIPNAPYILTDLFHLFDGGVPLWFDLFVIFSFAWNGMMLGYMSIRSMEHLWSARHTRWPAWLFTFPVMFLCGMGVYIGRYLRYNSWDLVKDPLTLLGDMRDIVLHPVENRSAWAFTICMGVFLSLMYPLVKKQSI from the coding sequence ATGCGACTGAAAGGCATCTTCCGTTTGATCCGGCAGCGGGTTGCGAAAAACCAGCAGCGATATACGCTGTACTTTTCCATTCTGTTTAGCCTGGCACTGTTGTGCTATCGTATATACCATTCCGGTACTTACCTGCGTGTATCTTTGGTGTGGAATCTTTTCCTGGCCTACGTGCCCTTTGCTATTACCCGCTGGATGGAAAAACATCCCGCGGAAATCAACAACCGCCTTACCTGGTACGGCTGTTTCGTCGCCTGGTTGTTATTCATTCCAAACGCTCCCTATATCCTCACGGACCTGTTCCATCTCTTCGATGGCGGTGTACCGCTCTGGTTCGACCTGTTCGTGATATTCTCCTTTGCCTGGAACGGTATGATGCTGGGCTACATGTCTATCCGCAGCATGGAACACCTCTGGAGCGCCCGCCATACCCGCTGGCCGGCCTGGCTGTTTACCTTCCCGGTAATGTTCCTCTGTGGCATGGGGGTATATATTGGCCGCTATCTTCGTTATAACAGCTGGGACCTGGTAAAAGACCCGCTGACGCTTCTGGGGGATATGAGAGACATTGTCCTGCATCCGGTGGAAAACCGCAGCGCCTGGGCTTTCACGATCTGCATGGGCGTCTTCCTCAGCCTGATGTATCCGCTGGTAAAAAAACAAAGCATTTAG
- a CDS encoding diacylglycerol kinase family protein: MRKDSYFSKRVASFGYAFSGIAAFLRSEPHARIHLVATIVVTAAGCWYKLSRMEWILLIITIAMVWVTEMLNTVIEKIMDHLSPDYHPRVKWIKDVAAGAVLIAAIAAAGIGALIFIPHILSTVNH; encoded by the coding sequence ATGAGGAAAGATTCTTATTTCAGCAAACGGGTGGCCAGTTTCGGATATGCTTTCAGCGGGATAGCGGCTTTTCTTCGCAGTGAACCCCACGCGCGCATCCACCTGGTGGCCACTATCGTGGTAACGGCAGCCGGCTGTTGGTATAAGCTTTCCAGGATGGAATGGATATTGCTGATCATTACCATCGCGATGGTCTGGGTCACAGAAATGCTGAACACCGTCATCGAAAAAATCATGGACCACCTGTCGCCCGACTATCATCCACGTGTAAAGTGGATCAAGGACGTGGCGGCAGGTGCCGTGCTCATCGCGGCTATCGCCGCCGCCGGCATCGGCGCCCTGATATTTATCCCCCATATCCTGTCAACGGTTAATCATTAA
- the creD gene encoding cell envelope integrity protein CreD, protein MEVPENNLNTSFFSRYAYAFKAIVIVIMMMVLLIPASMITDVIRERQDRQSSAVEEVSSRWGYEQHITDPILAIPYTVAGSANANYVYLLPEQLKINGELLPQKLKRGIFSVAVYDAKMQLSGSFSPAAIYKSGVPPSALKWDQASVIMGITDLRGIDNQVKMVWNGKTFPFSPGVVNTDLFKSGIQSPVSLASGDTAALAGTFSLELGVKGSGRISFSPVGKTTTVHTSSSWPDPSFDGAFPPKDRRVDAKGFSAAWEIQDLNREYPQSWAGNKYDIHSADFGIKFFMPAESYQQSIRAVKYAILVIGLTFIIFYFIELSQRRAIHPLQYALVGLALCIFYTLLISISEQLNFTLAYLIASGLTIGLISLYVASAYKSGRIAAGIGGTLLLLYGFIYVIISAEDQALLMGSIGLFLTLAAIMYFSRTIKWDKLSEKSTVQ, encoded by the coding sequence ATGGAAGTTCCCGAAAACAACCTCAACACCTCCTTTTTTAGTCGTTACGCTTACGCCTTCAAAGCGATTGTCATTGTCATCATGATGATGGTATTACTGATCCCGGCCAGCATGATCACCGACGTCATCCGCGAACGCCAGGACAGGCAGTCCTCTGCTGTGGAAGAAGTCAGCAGCCGCTGGGGATACGAACAACATATTACCGACCCTATTCTGGCCATTCCCTATACCGTTGCCGGTTCCGCCAACGCCAATTACGTGTACCTGTTACCGGAACAATTAAAAATCAATGGAGAATTGTTGCCCCAAAAACTTAAAAGAGGCATCTTCAGCGTGGCCGTCTACGACGCCAAAATGCAGCTGAGTGGCTCCTTCAGCCCTGCCGCCATCTACAAATCAGGCGTACCGCCATCCGCCCTGAAATGGGACCAGGCATCCGTTATCATGGGCATCACCGACCTGCGTGGCATAGACAACCAGGTTAAAATGGTCTGGAACGGGAAAACATTCCCTTTCAGCCCCGGCGTGGTCAATACTGACCTGTTTAAAAGTGGCATCCAGTCCCCGGTATCGCTGGCCTCCGGCGATACCGCGGCCCTCGCCGGCACCTTCTCCCTGGAACTGGGCGTAAAAGGCTCAGGCAGGATCAGCTTCTCCCCCGTGGGTAAAACCACTACGGTACATACCAGCTCCAGCTGGCCCGACCCCAGCTTTGACGGCGCCTTCCCGCCGAAAGACCGCCGCGTGGACGCCAAAGGCTTTAGCGCTGCCTGGGAAATACAAGACCTCAACCGCGAATATCCCCAGAGCTGGGCCGGCAATAAATACGATATCCACAGCGCGGATTTCGGCATCAAATTCTTTATGCCGGCTGAAAGCTACCAGCAGTCCATCAGAGCGGTGAAATACGCTATCCTCGTCATCGGGCTTACCTTTATTATCTTCTATTTTATTGAACTCTCCCAACGCCGCGCCATTCATCCATTACAGTACGCCCTTGTAGGCCTCGCCCTCTGTATTTTCTATACCCTGCTGATATCCATATCAGAACAGCTTAACTTTACACTGGCCTACCTGATTGCCAGCGGTCTCACCATAGGCCTGATATCACTGTATGTGGCCAGCGCCTATAAAAGCGGCCGTATCGCTGCAGGCATTGGTGGTACCTTGCTGTTGTTGTACGGTTTTATCTATGTGATTATCAGCGCGGAAGACCAGGCCCTCCTGATGGGCAGCATTGGTCTCTTCCTGACACTGGCTGCCATCATGTATTTCAGCAGGACCATCAAATGGGACAAATTATCCGAAAAATCAACAGTACAATAA
- a CDS encoding winged helix-turn-helix domain-containing protein, with the protein MNPIGNLNKIFESRIRLGVMSVLMVNNEVNFNDLKQMLEVTDGNLASHLNTLEENGYIKVYKGFIGRKTNTTYAITTAGEKAFKGHLAALEHMIKFTK; encoded by the coding sequence ATGAATCCGATCGGTAATTTAAACAAGATATTTGAGAGCCGCATCCGACTGGGTGTAATGAGTGTGCTGATGGTAAATAATGAGGTCAATTTTAATGACCTTAAGCAGATGCTGGAAGTCACTGATGGTAATCTGGCCTCTCATCTCAATACCCTGGAGGAAAACGGCTACATCAAGGTATACAAAGGGTTTATTGGCCGCAAAACCAATACCACCTACGCTATTACCACTGCCGGGGAAAAAGCCTTCAAAGGCCATCTGGCGGCCCTTGAACACATGATCAAATTCACTAAATAA
- a CDS encoding DUF5686 family protein — protein MAQQYKVSGTVRDAHSQEIIPFATLQFDHTQTGMVSNAEGKFLFELNVIPSDSLLVRVMGYTILKMPVNRTLNEQTINFEVTRSDLSLKTYEIKANVNFALILLKQIVKHKPENNYNRLDNYKYEVYNKLELDMKNLNKEKLSRNRFTKPFAFILDNIDSTSEDKPFLPIFLTESLSDYYFQSSPRKTKEVIKAARTSGIDNESVTKFLGGMYQNINVYNNFIPVFDKQFVSPIHHNGAFYYDYKIADTQYISSQRFIKLNFTPKRKGENTFIGDIWVHDTTYAVMKATLSVPKDANINFVRRVSMVQEFRQLHDSTWFLYKDKFVADFWAPSPKPGKTFDFIGRKSTTYDNVITNDTAATNIFSDKKYPEAVVVLDSARIRKESFWQDNRPDSLSKNEMGIYKMIDTLQRMPLFQKYSNTIRFLATGYKPFGPIEWGPYYYLFSQNRLEGFRLRLDLGTTPKFNKDIYLYGYLAYGFKDNVYKGKMSALWLLKRHPRMYLYGAYTKDLDNGSHYYDEVGTDNIFTLAIRKNGIPQKFLMIQEQRLEFFKEYYSGFSHQITLLHKQARPYEPLPTAEFFPKTISNRDPLTTTEVELKLRWAFHEQFLEGNYYRISLGSKYPITELKYAVGIPGIANSGQQYQRVSLSVSDYVKLPPFGSLYYNVFGGKIFGTVPYTSLEVHPGNEIYYYNKYAFNMMNRFEFLSDQYVGFNVEHTIGNGIFGYIPLIKKLKWRQFWTAKGVVGSLSEPNKKLNLYNGYPFRTLEGNPYLEVGTGIENIFKFLRVDFIWRVAPDVLPDEPANKKFGVFGSFKLQF, from the coding sequence ATGGCGCAGCAATATAAGGTCAGTGGAACAGTGAGAGATGCGCACTCGCAGGAAATCATTCCCTTCGCCACCCTTCAGTTTGATCACACACAAACTGGTATGGTCAGCAATGCCGAAGGAAAATTTTTATTTGAGTTAAATGTTATCCCGTCAGATTCCTTACTGGTCAGGGTAATGGGATATACCATTCTTAAAATGCCGGTCAACCGTACCCTGAACGAGCAAACCATCAACTTTGAAGTCACCCGCTCAGATCTCTCCCTCAAAACATACGAAATAAAAGCCAACGTTAACTTCGCCCTCATCCTCCTTAAACAGATCGTTAAACACAAACCGGAAAATAATTACAACCGGCTCGATAATTATAAATACGAAGTTTACAATAAACTGGAACTGGACATGAAAAACCTGAACAAGGAAAAACTGTCCAGAAACAGGTTCACCAAACCATTTGCTTTCATCCTCGATAATATCGACAGCACATCAGAAGATAAACCATTCCTCCCTATCTTCCTGACCGAATCCCTGTCGGATTATTATTTTCAATCATCTCCCCGGAAAACAAAAGAAGTCATCAAAGCCGCCCGTACCTCCGGCATCGACAACGAAAGCGTGACGAAATTCCTCGGTGGCATGTACCAAAATATCAATGTCTACAACAATTTCATTCCGGTATTCGATAAACAGTTCGTCAGCCCGATACACCACAACGGCGCCTTCTACTACGACTATAAAATAGCCGATACACAGTACATCAGCAGCCAGCGGTTCATCAAACTCAACTTTACGCCTAAACGAAAAGGAGAGAACACGTTCATCGGCGACATCTGGGTACATGACACTACCTACGCCGTCATGAAAGCCACCCTTTCTGTACCGAAAGATGCCAACATCAACTTTGTCCGCCGCGTGAGCATGGTGCAGGAATTCCGGCAGCTGCACGACAGCACCTGGTTCCTTTATAAAGACAAGTTCGTGGCCGACTTCTGGGCACCCAGCCCCAAACCCGGTAAAACATTCGATTTTATCGGCCGCAAAAGCACCACCTACGATAATGTGATCACGAACGATACTGCCGCCACCAACATTTTCAGTGACAAAAAATACCCGGAGGCTGTCGTAGTGCTCGACAGCGCGCGCATCCGCAAAGAATCTTTCTGGCAGGACAACCGCCCGGACAGTCTCAGCAAAAATGAGATGGGTATCTACAAAATGATCGACACCCTCCAACGGATGCCGCTCTTCCAGAAATACTCCAATACCATCCGCTTCCTGGCAACAGGCTATAAACCGTTCGGCCCCATAGAGTGGGGACCTTACTATTACCTGTTTTCGCAAAACCGGCTGGAAGGGTTCCGTTTGCGGCTCGACCTGGGCACCACGCCCAAGTTCAACAAAGACATCTACCTCTACGGATACCTGGCCTACGGCTTCAAGGACAACGTCTATAAAGGAAAAATGTCCGCCCTCTGGCTGCTGAAAAGACATCCGCGCATGTATCTCTACGGCGCCTACACGAAAGACCTTGACAACGGCTCCCACTACTACGATGAAGTAGGCACCGACAACATTTTCACCCTCGCCATCCGCAAAAACGGTATCCCGCAGAAGTTCCTCATGATACAGGAACAACGGCTGGAATTCTTTAAAGAATATTACAGCGGCTTCTCTCACCAGATAACGCTGCTCCATAAACAGGCCAGGCCATACGAGCCATTGCCAACCGCTGAGTTCTTTCCCAAAACCATCAGTAACCGCGACCCGCTCACCACCACAGAAGTGGAACTGAAGCTCCGCTGGGCTTTTCATGAACAATTCCTGGAAGGCAACTACTACCGGATCAGCCTTGGCAGCAAATACCCCATCACGGAATTGAAGTACGCTGTCGGTATCCCGGGTATCGCCAACAGCGGCCAGCAATATCAGCGTGTATCCCTCAGCGTGTCTGACTATGTGAAGCTGCCTCCTTTCGGCTCCCTGTACTATAACGTTTTTGGTGGCAAGATCTTCGGCACCGTGCCTTACACTTCCCTCGAAGTACATCCGGGCAACGAGATCTACTACTACAACAAATACGCCTTCAACATGATGAACCGCTTCGAATTCCTCAGCGATCAATATGTTGGTTTCAACGTGGAACATACCATCGGCAACGGTATCTTCGGATATATACCACTCATCAAGAAGTTGAAATGGCGCCAGTTCTGGACCGCCAAAGGGGTAGTGGGCTCTCTGTCAGAACCAAATAAAAAACTCAACCTCTATAACGGCTATCCTTTCCGTACACTCGAAGGCAACCCTTACCTGGAAGTTGGCACCGGCATCGAAAACATCTTTAAATTCCTGCGGGTGGACTTCATCTGGCGCGTAGCTCCGGATGTATTGCCAGATGAACCGGCCAATAAGAAATTCGGCGTATTTGGCAGCTTTAAATTGCAGTTCTGA
- a CDS encoding aspartate aminotransferase family protein — protein sequence MNNRQLFLQHVAQTSDAPLALEIVKAEGMYMWDVNGRKYLDLIAGISVCNMGHCHPAVVKAIQEQAQQYMHLLVYGEFVQSPQVAYAKALTEHLPENLDCVYFTNSGAEAVEGAMKLAKRFTGRTEIAAFNRSYHGSTQGALSILGDEYWRNAYRPLLPGIQHLEYNNYASLELITHNTAAVFAESIQGEGGVIVPQLEWIHALRAKCNETGALLILDEVQCGLGRNGTLWAFEQLGIVPDILLLGKALGGGMPLGAFISSHTIMWSLTNNPVLGHITTFGGHPVNCAAGLAGFNALLESQVIKDVKAKGELFRQHLQHPAIRAVRSLGLMMAVELESFEVNKKTIDYCIANGVLTDWFLFAPECMRIAPPLIITEEEIVQACRVICEGLDRL from the coding sequence ATGAACAACAGGCAACTTTTTTTGCAGCACGTAGCGCAAACATCAGATGCGCCGCTGGCATTGGAGATCGTTAAAGCGGAAGGCATGTACATGTGGGATGTCAATGGCAGGAAGTATCTGGACCTGATTGCCGGCATCAGCGTATGTAACATGGGTCATTGTCACCCTGCCGTGGTGAAAGCTATCCAGGAACAGGCGCAGCAATATATGCACCTGCTTGTATACGGGGAATTCGTACAGTCGCCACAGGTAGCTTATGCTAAAGCGCTGACCGAACACCTCCCTGAAAACCTCGACTGTGTATACTTCACCAACTCCGGCGCCGAAGCAGTGGAAGGTGCCATGAAACTGGCCAAACGTTTCACCGGCAGAACAGAGATCGCGGCCTTTAACCGCAGCTACCACGGCTCTACGCAGGGGGCGCTCAGCATCCTCGGTGATGAATACTGGCGCAACGCATACCGCCCGCTGCTTCCCGGCATACAACACCTCGAATATAACAATTACGCTTCGCTGGAACTGATCACCCATAACACGGCGGCTGTATTCGCAGAAAGCATACAGGGAGAAGGCGGCGTGATCGTTCCCCAACTGGAATGGATACACGCTTTGCGCGCTAAGTGCAATGAAACAGGTGCCCTGTTGATACTCGACGAAGTGCAATGTGGCCTCGGCCGCAATGGAACGCTCTGGGCTTTTGAACAACTGGGCATTGTCCCTGATATACTGTTGCTCGGTAAGGCTTTGGGCGGCGGTATGCCACTAGGCGCGTTCATCTCTTCCCATACCATCATGTGGAGCCTCACCAACAACCCGGTACTGGGGCATATCACTACCTTCGGCGGACATCCGGTGAACTGCGCCGCAGGCCTGGCCGGTTTCAACGCACTGCTGGAATCGCAGGTGATCAAAGATGTGAAAGCCAAAGGAGAACTGTTCCGCCAACATTTGCAACATCCGGCCATTAGAGCGGTACGCTCACTGGGACTGATGATGGCAGTGGAACTGGAAAGTTTTGAAGTCAACAAAAAAACGATTGATTACTGTATAGCGAACGGTGTGCTCACTGACTGGTTCCTTTTTGCGCCGGAATGTATGCGCATCGCTCCACCGCTGATTATTACGGAAGAAGAGATTGTGCAGGCGTGTAGGGTGATTTGTGAAGGGTTGGATAGATTATAA
- a CDS encoding gamma carbonic anhydrase family protein, with amino-acid sequence MSHIIPLRGFTPKIADGCFIAPNATIIGDVEMGKGCTVWFNAVVRGDVNSIRLGENVNVQDGAVIHCTYEKSKTIVGNNVSIGHNAILHGCTVDNDVLIGMGAIVMDGAHISSNSIIAAGAVILAGTHVEPGTIWAGVPAKKVKDIDMALIKGEINRISGNYNMYASWYQEGEKQS; translated from the coding sequence ATGTCTCATATTATACCCTTAAGAGGATTTACTCCGAAGATTGCTGACGGCTGCTTTATCGCACCCAATGCCACCATTATCGGCGATGTAGAGATGGGCAAAGGCTGTACCGTATGGTTCAACGCCGTCGTTCGCGGCGATGTGAACAGCATCCGCCTCGGCGAAAATGTGAACGTACAGGACGGCGCCGTGATCCACTGCACTTATGAGAAGTCCAAAACCATTGTGGGCAATAATGTGTCCATCGGCCATAATGCTATCCTGCACGGCTGTACGGTAGACAACGACGTACTGATAGGCATGGGCGCTATCGTGATGGACGGCGCTCATATCAGCAGCAACAGCATCATCGCTGCGGGCGCAGTGATACTGGCAGGCACGCATGTGGAGCCAGGCACCATCTGGGCCGGCGTTCCCGCTAAAAAAGTGAAAGACATCGATATGGCCCTTATCAAAGGGGAAATCAACCGCATCTCCGGCAACTATAACATGTACGCTTCCTGGTACCAGGAAGGAGAGAAGCAATCCTAA
- the rsgA gene encoding ribosome small subunit-dependent GTPase A, which produces MQATVYKSTGSWYVVKTTTGEIFQARMKGIFKKNDDITSTNPIAVGDVVEIVPDDSDANAKNAMITEIGGRRNYIVRSSPHGRNKKHIIAANLDQAMLICTIREPRTSLGFIDRFLVTAAAYHIPAVLVFNKKDIYRAKEMELFEAIEALYTGIGYPVKLISATGMEGIEEIRAMLKDKTTLMSGHSGVGKSSLINDLVPGLDLRTTAVSGWSGKGLHTTTFAEMYDLPGGGCLIDTPGVREFGIVDMEKSELSHYFLEMQPYLSQCQFNNCLHINEPGCAVKEAVEAGEIDPERYVSYATILESIEEEQY; this is translated from the coding sequence TTGCAAGCAACAGTATACAAATCAACAGGCAGCTGGTATGTGGTGAAAACCACCACAGGTGAAATATTTCAGGCAAGGATGAAAGGTATCTTCAAAAAAAATGATGATATCACGTCCACCAATCCTATTGCCGTGGGCGATGTTGTGGAGATTGTGCCTGATGACAGCGATGCCAACGCCAAAAATGCCATGATCACAGAAATTGGCGGGCGCCGGAATTACATTGTGCGCAGTTCTCCGCATGGGCGTAACAAAAAACACATTATTGCCGCCAACCTGGACCAGGCGATGTTGATTTGTACCATCCGCGAGCCTCGCACCTCATTGGGTTTTATAGACCGTTTTTTGGTTACCGCAGCAGCCTACCATATTCCAGCGGTACTGGTGTTCAATAAAAAAGATATTTACCGCGCAAAGGAAATGGAGCTGTTTGAAGCCATCGAAGCGCTGTACACGGGGATCGGTTATCCGGTGAAGTTAATTTCCGCTACCGGGATGGAAGGCATAGAAGAAATCAGGGCGATGCTGAAAGACAAGACCACCCTGATGTCCGGCCATTCCGGCGTAGGTAAGTCCTCCCTGATCAATGACCTGGTGCCGGGGCTGGACTTGCGTACCACCGCGGTCAGCGGCTGGAGCGGCAAGGGGTTGCATACCACCACTTTTGCGGAGATGTATGACCTGCCCGGCGGTGGATGCCTGATAGACACCCCCGGTGTGCGTGAATTTGGTATCGTGGACATGGAGAAATCGGAACTGTCCCACTATTTCCTTGAAATGCAGCCTTACCTGTCCCAATGCCAGTTCAATAACTGTTTGCATATCAACGAGCCCGGTTGTGCCGTCAAGGAGGCCGTAGAAGCCGGGGAGATTGACCCTGAGCGTTATGTGAGCTATGCCACGATCCTCGAATCCATTGAGGAGGAACAGTACTAG
- a CDS encoding vWA domain-containing protein — MDFSAWKNIEFAYPVFFWLLLLIPVMIYWRIARRKKSQGVMKVSSVAGLRGLPVSWKVRFRPVLLALRILAYAALVTALARPQTSNTSENIDSEGIDIVMAIDISGSMLAEDLQPNRMEAAKKVAMDFVDKRISDRIGLVVFSGESFTQCPITTDHAVLKNQIMQVKSGMLQDGTAIGMGLATSVDRLRSSHAKSKVIILLTDGVNNTGLVDPLTALEIAKAFKIRVYTIGVGTQGKAPFPMPMADGSVQMVMQDVQIDEPLMKKISKETGGKYFRATNTTDLKNIYSEIDQLEKTKVEITSYKRYAEHFFPLAMLALACILLEVVLRYSVFRSLP, encoded by the coding sequence ATGGATTTTTCAGCGTGGAAAAATATTGAATTTGCCTACCCGGTTTTCTTCTGGCTTTTATTGCTGATACCGGTGATGATATACTGGCGCATTGCCCGGCGGAAGAAATCGCAGGGCGTGATGAAGGTATCATCTGTGGCCGGTCTGAGAGGACTGCCCGTATCCTGGAAGGTGCGTTTCCGGCCGGTTTTGCTGGCCCTGCGTATCCTGGCCTATGCCGCGCTGGTAACGGCACTGGCCCGTCCGCAGACATCCAATACTTCTGAAAATATTGACAGTGAAGGGATCGACATCGTCATGGCGATCGATATATCCGGTAGTATGCTGGCAGAAGACCTGCAGCCCAACAGGATGGAAGCCGCCAAAAAAGTAGCGATGGACTTCGTGGACAAACGTATCAGCGACCGTATCGGCCTGGTAGTGTTTTCCGGCGAAAGCTTCACCCAGTGTCCTATCACAACAGATCATGCCGTGTTGAAAAACCAGATCATGCAGGTGAAAAGCGGTATGTTGCAGGACGGTACCGCCATTGGGATGGGCCTCGCTACTTCCGTGGACCGTCTGCGTAGCAGTCACGCTAAAAGCAAAGTGATCATCCTGCTGACAGACGGTGTGAACAACACCGGCCTGGTAGACCCGCTCACTGCGCTGGAGATAGCCAAAGCCTTTAAGATAAGGGTATACACCATTGGGGTGGGCACACAGGGCAAAGCGCCCTTCCCGATGCCGATGGCCGACGGCAGCGTGCAGATGGTGATGCAGGACGTACAGATCGATGAACCGCTGATGAAGAAAATCTCCAAAGAGACAGGCGGCAAGTACTTCCGTGCCACCAACACCACCGACCTGAAGAATATCTACTCAGAGATCGATCAACTGGAAAAAACGAAAGTGGAAATTACTTCCTATAAACGGTACGCAGAGCATTTCTTCCCGCTGGCCATGCTGGCGCTGGCCTGTATCCTGCTGGAGGTAGTGCTGCGTTATTCCGTATTCAGAAGTTTACCATAA
- a CDS encoding DUF58 domain-containing protein → MLDTAEILKKVRQIEIKTKGLTNHIFAGEYHSAFKGRGMSFSEVRDYHFGDDVRSIDWNVTARFNHPFVKVFEEERELTVMLLVDMSESSSFGTRKRDKRDLITELCAVLAFSAIKNNDKVGVIFFSDGMEKYIPPKKGKSHILFIIRELLSFTPKRKGTNIKETLRFFNNAAKKRSIVFMLSDFLSGEYQDALNIAAKRHDMVGIQVYDQRDRELPPVGLIQVADAETGATQWVDTADRRVRQYYEHQFAQHAQYCKNAFMKSGAELMTIRTDEDYVKALQTFFLNRA, encoded by the coding sequence ATGTTGGACACTGCCGAAATACTCAAAAAGGTAAGACAGATTGAAATCAAGACCAAAGGTCTTACCAACCACATCTTTGCAGGCGAATACCATAGCGCTTTCAAAGGCCGTGGCATGTCGTTCAGCGAGGTGAGGGACTATCACTTCGGGGACGATGTACGGTCTATCGACTGGAACGTGACCGCACGTTTCAATCATCCGTTTGTGAAGGTTTTTGAAGAAGAAAGAGAGCTGACGGTAATGCTGCTGGTAGATATGAGCGAAAGCTCCTCCTTCGGCACCCGGAAGCGCGACAAGCGGGACCTGATCACTGAGCTGTGCGCCGTACTGGCTTTTTCGGCTATCAAAAACAATGATAAGGTAGGCGTTATCTTCTTCAGCGACGGGATGGAAAAATATATCCCTCCCAAAAAAGGTAAGTCACATATCCTGTTCATTATCCGTGAACTGCTATCGTTCACGCCTAAACGAAAAGGTACCAATATCAAGGAAACGCTTCGCTTTTTTAACAATGCCGCCAAAAAACGCAGCATTGTGTTTATGCTGAGCGATTTCCTGTCCGGCGAATACCAGGACGCCCTCAACATTGCGGCCAAAAGGCACGATATGGTGGGTATCCAGGTGTACGACCAGCGCGACCGGGAGCTGCCCCCTGTAGGGCTTATCCAGGTGGCCGACGCCGAAACCGGCGCCACACAGTGGGTGGATACCGCCGACCGCCGGGTAAGGCAATACTATGAACACCAGTTTGCACAACATGCGCAATATTGCAAAAATGCCTTTATGAAAAGCGGCGCAGAGCTGATGACTATCCGTACCGATGAAGACTATGTAAAAGCACTGCAGACATTTTTCCTGAACAGGGCATAA
- a CDS encoding AAA family ATPase, whose translation MELGKVIVGQRYMVERLLIGLLAQGHVLLEGVPGLAKTLSIKSLSSAINAKFSRIQFTPDLLPADVVGTMIYNQQKNEFVVRKGPIFANFILADEINRAPAKVQSALLEAMQERQITIGDNTFKLDDPFLVLATQNPIEQEGTYTLPEAQVDRFMLKVVIGYPTKEEERHIIRQNLNPEASTPIRAVIQPTDIMEARKLVREVYMDEKIEKYIIDIVFATRNPEEYKLQKLKPLISYGGSPRASINLALAAKAYAFMKRRGYVIPEDVRSICFDVMRHRVGLTYEAEAENVTSENILSEILNAVEVP comes from the coding sequence ATGGAGCTGGGCAAGGTAATTGTGGGGCAGCGTTACATGGTGGAAAGATTGCTCATCGGCTTGCTGGCACAGGGTCACGTTTTACTTGAAGGTGTACCTGGCCTGGCAAAAACCTTGTCTATCAAATCTCTGTCATCAGCCATCAATGCTAAGTTCAGCCGTATCCAGTTTACGCCTGACCTGTTACCGGCCGACGTAGTGGGTACCATGATCTACAACCAGCAGAAAAATGAGTTTGTAGTACGTAAAGGGCCTATTTTCGCCAACTTCATCCTGGCGGACGAGATCAACCGTGCCCCTGCTAAAGTACAGAGCGCCCTGCTGGAAGCCATGCAGGAAAGACAGATCACCATCGGTGATAATACCTTCAAACTGGATGACCCCTTCCTGGTACTGGCTACCCAGAACCCGATAGAACAGGAAGGTACCTATACCCTGCCGGAAGCGCAGGTAGACCGTTTCATGCTGAAAGTGGTGATCGGTTATCCTACCAAGGAAGAAGAAAGACACATCATCCGCCAGAACCTGAACCCAGAGGCCTCCACGCCTATCCGTGCGGTAATACAGCCGACTGATATCATGGAAGCGCGTAAGCTGGTGCGGGAAGTGTACATGGATGAGAAAATCGAAAAATATATTATCGATATCGTATTCGCTACCCGTAACCCGGAAGAATACAAACTGCAGAAGCTGAAGCCACTCATTTCCTATGGCGGTTCTCCAAGGGCCAGTATCAACCTGGCGCTGGCAGCCAAAGCTTATGCCTTTATGAAACGCAGAGGATATGTGATCCCGGAAGACGTACGCAGCATCTGCTTCGACGTAATGCGCCACCGTGTGGGGCTCACCTATGAGGCAGAAGCCGAAAACGTGACCAGCGAAAACATCCTCAGCGAAATACTCAATGCCGTAGAAGTGCCATAA